ATACGATTAAGGAACAATTTTAGCTTCCTCTGCTGATGGGAAATGAAAAAAATACCTTTTTGCTTGACGGTTTTTGAAAGCTAGAAATATAATGACGTTATTGGTAACGTTTTCAAAGAATAGTGAATTGTACCAGATATTCGAACGAAAGCTTTGAAAGATGGCTTGAAAACCAAGATACCGTTACTAGCTGAGAAGAATTATTTTCAAGTATCGTCTGGTGCTTTCCCCCTGACCAAACGAACCGATCGGCTCTCAGGGAATGAACCTAAATATCTAAGATGATGGAGTATCTAATGAAAGTATCCAAGAAAATACAAATTTCATCTCCCAGAAAAAGAAGTCTGTCTCACGTGTATGAGCCTTACCTGTTTTTACTCCCTTCCCTCACCATTTTTTCCTTGTTCCTTTACTATCCTTTTATCCGTACCATGTATCTCAGCGCCTTTTTGACTAACAAGGTAGGTAAGCCTAAGATTCTTGCTGCATTTACGGAAAATGACAATTACCTTGCCTTATTCAAAGACCCCTCGTTCTGGGCAAGTGTTGTTGTAACGTTCCAATTTGTTGCCATAGTGGCACTGGGAGGGTTGCTTATAGGGTTGACCTCCAGCCTTCTCACCGAAAAGAAGTATTTTGGGTCCAGTATAACGGCGGCTGTCTATGCCATGCCTATCGCAATAGCCTCTGCGGCTGCTTCCATGTCTTTCAAAATGATATTGCATCCGACCATTGGCCTGCTCAATTCACTTATGGGTACCCAGATCAATTTCACCGGTGATTCTCGGTATGCCTTGGCCTCGGTCGCGGGGATGACCATCTGGCTTACCAGCGGCATCAACTTCATTTTCATCAGTGCAGGGCTTCGTAATGTTCCTGCAGAACTCTATGACAGTGCTTCCGTTGATGGGGCAGGGTATTGGAGAAAAGTGTTCAATGTTACTCTGCCGTGCATTTCGCCTACACTTTTCTTCCAGATTATTATCAATATAATCGGGGCCTTCCAGGCTTTCAGTCAGATTAAATTGCTGACAGAAGGTGGCCCTGGGGATGCTACAAACGTAATGGTGTGGTCTATTTACAAGGATGCATTCCGAAACTTCAGGTTCGGAGCGGCGGCCTCCAGGTCAATCGTTCTTTTCCTTATAGTGCTTACGATTACGATAATACAGTTTAGATTTGAGAAAAGGGGTGTGAACTACTAATGCGCATAACAACCATTCAAAGAAATAGATTGCAGAATTTTGGGCGTTTTGTAATGAATATTCCCCTCATGCTGGTAATCTTGGTTCCCCTGCTCTATACCGTATCGATATCGGTGATGCCGGCAGACGAAATATACAGTAACCATATTTTCCCGACTTCAGTCAATTTTGTAAATTACATCCAGGCGTTCGTAAACCCGTATTATAACTTTTTGAGGATGATTTTAAACTCCTTTATCGTATCGACTGTAGTAATGCTCGGACAGATGGTTACTTGTTCCCTGGCAGCCTTTGCTTTTTCGTTCCTTGAATTCAGGGGAAAGAAACTATTATTCATAAGTGTCCTGGCTACGATGATGGTTCCTGGCGAAGTCACCATAATTGCAAATTACCTGACTATGGCCCAATGGGGTTGGCTGGATTCGTACCGTGCCTTGATCTTCCCCTACCTAACCAGTGCAATGGGAATATTCCTGTTGAGACAATACTATCTGACGTTTGCAAAAGAATTGTACGAAGCGGCAAAACTTGATGGTTGTTCCAATCTCCGTTTTCTGTTGAGTATTGTTCTTCCGCTTTCGAGGCCGGCTCTTGGGGCTTTGGGTGCCTATGTATTCCTTAATACCTGGAACCAGTATATGTGGCCGCTGTTGGTCACCAATTCGAGTTCTTACCGGACTGTCCAGATTGGGATATCGATGCTGTATGACGTCGATGCACAATCACTGGGGTTGATGATGGCTGGAGTTGTGATAGTAATTGTTCCATCGTTAAGCATTTTCGTATTTATGAACAAGCAATTGATCAACGGTTTGATGGCAGGGGCAGTGAAAGGATAACCTTTGGAGGAGAGGTTATTGTGTGCTGCTATAGTGACTCTGTTATATTCTCGGTACTTGATCTATGCATTGGTAAAAATGGGCGTATTTTGCGTTCCATCGGAATTATCGAACGAGGAGAAAAAAAATGAGGAATGGAAAAATGAAGAAAGTATTGTGCTTGCTTCTGGTCGGGGTCTTTTTGGTAGGGACCTGTTTCGCCAATGGCGCGGCAGAGAAAGGGCCGAGTGCTCCTGTTAAGAGTGCTGGACCTGTTGAGATAACATTCTGGCATGCTATGGGCGGAGTCAATGGCGAAGCTATGGTTGCCATGGTAGATGAATTCAACAAGAACTATGAAGGCAAGATACACGTAAACTACGAGTTTCAGGGCACCTATGATGATGAATTCTCCAAAATCCAGGCTTCCGGCGGAAATTATCCTTGTGATATCGTCCAGGTCTATGATATTGGATCCCGCTACATGATCGATTCTGGCTGGATTGTTCCTGTCCAGAAATTCATCACAAGCGATAAATATGATATCAGCCAGCTTGAACCCAATATTGCAGCTTACTATACAGTTGACGGGACTTTGTACTCCATGCCGTTCAACAGCTCCACTCCTGTTCTCTACTACAATAAGACTGCTTTCAAAGAAGCAGGTATCGATAAGGTCCCGACTTGTTTCGAGGACGTTTACGAAATTGCAAGCAAACTGAAGATTGTCAATCCCGACGGCAGCGTCAAACGCTATGGATTCGGAATGGGCAACTATGGTTGGTTCTTCGAGCAGTGGATGGGCAAGATGGGCAAAAACTACGTAAACAACAACAACGGACGTGGCAAGAATTATGCTACAGCAGTTGATTTTGATGTGAACGGTGGTGGCTTGGCTATTATCAATGTCTGGGACAAAGTACTCAAAGAAGGGATTGCCCCTTATCTCAACCAAGGCAACAATGATGCCAAGGCCGCTTTCATTGCAGGAAATACTTGCATGGTACTTGAGTCTACGGCAGCTTTGAAATCCTTGCTTTTGAACGTAGGTGACAATTTTGAGATCGGCGTTGCTTACTTCCCGTCGATCAATCGCAATGACGTCGGTGGCGTATCGGTTGGTGGCGGTTCCATGTGGATGATGAATACCGGTAACGAAGCCAGAATGAATGCTACCTGGGAATTCCTGAAATTCATGGTTTCCCCTGAGATGCAGGCTACCTGGAATGCAAAGACCGGTTATTTCCCTGTAACTGTTGCTGCAGCCAATACTGCAACCTTCAAAGAGAATATTGCAAAGTATCCTCAGTTCCAGGTTGCCCTCGACCAGCTGCATAGTTCTTCCCCGAAGTATGCAGGGGCTTTGCTCAGCGTCTTCTCCGAGTCCCGCCAGATTGTACAGGATTATATTGCCCGGCTTGCCAACAGTGAGTTGACCCCACAGGCTACTCTTGACGGAATGGCCAAAGACATCAACAAGGCAATCACTAGTTATAACCTGGTCAACTATTAAGTTAAAATAGGGTTTTGATTCACCGTCAGCTTTCGTAAGACTGGCATGATGCTTAACCATGAGGGGCTGTTTCATGAAAGAAAATGGAACAGCCCCCTTTTTATATGCGTATTGTTTCGCAGCAGGACCTGAATCCCTCAGGACGGGGAGACCTTTGTTTACCGAGTTGGTAGGTGCCTGCAGTTTTTGATAATGTACTGTTCCTTCTCAGCATATTCCTGTTCGGCAATACATGCATGCACCCTATTGAATAAAGCATTGATAG
The sequence above is a segment of the Sphaerochaeta pleomorpha str. Grapes genome. Coding sequences within it:
- a CDS encoding carbohydrate ABC transporter permease, with the protein product MNIPLMLVILVPLLYTVSISVMPADEIYSNHIFPTSVNFVNYIQAFVNPYYNFLRMILNSFIVSTVVMLGQMVTCSLAAFAFSFLEFRGKKLLFISVLATMMVPGEVTIIANYLTMAQWGWLDSYRALIFPYLTSAMGIFLLRQYYLTFAKELYEAAKLDGCSNLRFLLSIVLPLSRPALGALGAYVFLNTWNQYMWPLLVTNSSSYRTVQIGISMLYDVDAQSLGLMMAGVVIVIVPSLSIFVFMNKQLINGLMAGAVKG
- a CDS encoding ABC transporter substrate-binding protein; its protein translation is MKKVLCLLLVGVFLVGTCFANGAAEKGPSAPVKSAGPVEITFWHAMGGVNGEAMVAMVDEFNKNYEGKIHVNYEFQGTYDDEFSKIQASGGNYPCDIVQVYDIGSRYMIDSGWIVPVQKFITSDKYDISQLEPNIAAYYTVDGTLYSMPFNSSTPVLYYNKTAFKEAGIDKVPTCFEDVYEIASKLKIVNPDGSVKRYGFGMGNYGWFFEQWMGKMGKNYVNNNNGRGKNYATAVDFDVNGGGLAIINVWDKVLKEGIAPYLNQGNNDAKAAFIAGNTCMVLESTAALKSLLLNVGDNFEIGVAYFPSINRNDVGGVSVGGGSMWMMNTGNEARMNATWEFLKFMVSPEMQATWNAKTGYFPVTVAAANTATFKENIAKYPQFQVALDQLHSSSPKYAGALLSVFSESRQIVQDYIARLANSELTPQATLDGMAKDINKAITSYNLVNY
- a CDS encoding carbohydrate ABC transporter permease, yielding MKVSKKIQISSPRKRSLSHVYEPYLFLLPSLTIFSLFLYYPFIRTMYLSAFLTNKVGKPKILAAFTENDNYLALFKDPSFWASVVVTFQFVAIVALGGLLIGLTSSLLTEKKYFGSSITAAVYAMPIAIASAAASMSFKMILHPTIGLLNSLMGTQINFTGDSRYALASVAGMTIWLTSGINFIFISAGLRNVPAELYDSASVDGAGYWRKVFNVTLPCISPTLFFQIIINIIGAFQAFSQIKLLTEGGPGDATNVMVWSIYKDAFRNFRFGAAASRSIVLFLIVLTITIIQFRFEKRGVNY